The Lichenihabitans psoromatis genomic interval TCGCTGGATGAGATGGCCGGGCAGCAGTGGGAGCGTCAAGCAACCTGGACAATCCTCGGCGAGGCCGACATCGTCGATGGGATCGACGAACTCGGCGTGCTGCTCTACGGCCACGCGAAAAACGCCTATTGGTACGGGTCGCAGCTCTCGATCGAACAGACGCGGGAGCTTGCGCCCTACCAAAACGCGACCGGGTTGCAGGTCACATCGGCCGTGCTGGCCGGTATCGTCTGGGCGATCGAAAATCCGACAGCAGGTATCGTCGAAGCCGACGAAATGGATTTCAAGCGCTGTCTCGAGATTCAAACGCCGTATCTTGGGCCGGTGGTCGGCGCCTATACGGATTGGACGCCACTCACCCATCGCGGCGATGGACTGTTTCCCGAAGACCTCGACCGTGAGGATCCCTGGCAGTTCAGCAACGTTTTGGTCCGCTGACCGTTACAGCCGTCGATGGGGATGGGGTTCCCCCGAAACCGCTCGTGACCGAGCTGATGACTCCTACCGCAAGACACCAGCGGTAGGAGTGCGCCCAAACGGCCGCCTCCTCCCAACAATGGAGGCACCACGATGACGATCCAAACTTATCTGCTCCTGGCGCTCGGCGGCGCGCTCGGCACGCTGGCGCGCTTTACCGTGGCGACCCTCACGGCACCTTGGAGCCAGTCACTGCCCTGGGGCACGATCGCGATCAATATCGCAGGCTCATTTTTGATCGGCCTCTTCGGCACGCTGACGCTCGCGCATGGCCGCTTCCCGGTGTCAGAAAACATGCGCTTGTTCGTCATGGTCGGCGTCTGTGGTGGCTTCACGACCTTCTCGTCGTTCAGCCTGCAGACGCTCGACCTGCTTCGCAGCGGCGCGACTCTGCGGGCTTGCATCAATATCGCCGTCTCGGTGTTGCTCTGCCTCGCGGCTGTCGCGATCGGTCATACGATCGCCTCGGGACTGAATGGCGGCAGCTCGGCCATCGCCCAGAACCAAGCCGAAGAAGACGCTTGAGCCGTCAGACGCGCGTGATGCCGGTGGTCGGAGGGAATCGTCGCCGCCGGATCGGCAGAGCGACGAGATGGGTGGCGAGCCAGCCGACCACGAGGCCGATGCCGGCACTGACGAAGCCCGCCGTCGTGACGGGCAGCGCGGGTTGATAATCTGCATAGGCCTGGCGCGCGATGCCGGGATCGAAATCCTTGGCCAGCACCGCATATTGCGACAACGGCCCAGCGGTGTCGAACGACGCACGCTGCCGTTCGAGCCGTTCTTCGCGCGCGGTGGTCTCGGCGATGCTGGCGCCCCGCTCCTGCGCCAACACGTCGGAATTGCCGCGAAGCCGCGCGATCCCCTGGTCGCGGTTCAGCGATTGACTGGCGGCCTCGGCGTCGAACTGCGTCACGATCGAGCGCAACTCGTCGATCGCGCCGCCGAGCCGTTGCTTATACTGCTGCGTGAACTCCGGCAGTTGCGACGCCAACCCAGCGAATAGCAGGCCGATCGCCAGCGCAAAACGTCGAAAGATCATTCTGGTCCCTCTGCGCGGCACGCGGCAGCGCTTTGCCTGCCGTCTTCCTTCACCCGGTCGGCGCGGCGGCGTCAAGCAGACCCTCGCGCTTCAACTCGCTCCAGAGTGCGGGTGGGATCGCGATTTGAGCATCGGCCACATTGGCCTCCATTTCGCCCGGCTTGACGGCGCCCAGCACCAACGTCACCACGGCCGGATGATGCAAGGCGAAGCCAAGCGCCGCCTGACGCAGCGTGACGCCGTGCCTCTGGCAAACCGCCTCGATCCGCCCGACCCGTGTCATGATGTCGGTGGATGCCGCCGTGTAATTATAGGTGGCGCCCGGCACCGCCCCGGTGGCCAGGATGCCCGAGTTGAACACGCCGGCCAGGAGAATGCCGATCGACTTCTGTTCGGCCAGCGGCAGGAACGAGGCGAGCGCGGGTTGCTCGAGCAAAGAGTAGCGCCCGGCCAGCATCATGACGTCGAAGTCGCCGGCGCGGGCAAAGCGCTCGCAGATGTCGGCCTCGTTGACACCGACCCCGATCGCCGCGACCGTGCCCTCGCTTCTGAGACGATCCAGCGCCTTGTAGGCGCCGTCCATCGCCTCCTTGAAGCGCTGGTCGATCATATCGGCGCCCTGGGTCCACACGTCGCAATCGTGGATCATCAGAATATCGAACCGGGACAATCCGGTCCGCAGAAGCGACTGCTCGATCGAGCGCATCGTGCCGTCATAGGAATAATCGAACATGGCACGATGCGGGAAGCCCCCTGCAAACCCCGGGGACGTCACATCGGCTCTGGCGGGCGCGGGTTGCGTGAACGGATCCATGCGCCGGCCGACCTTAGTCGAGAGCAGGAACGCGTCGCGAGGCAAGTCGCGCAGCGCCGCGCCAAAGCGCGCTTCCGACAGCCCGTTGCCATAATGGGGCGACGTATCGAAGACGCGGATACCGCTCCGATAAGCCGTCAGGATCGTGTCATGCGCCGTCTGCTGGTCGAGCCGCTCGAAGAGGTCGCCCAGCGGGGCCCCGCCAAGACCGAGGGATGTGAACGCGAGGGACTTGCCCGCTCGCGTCAAGAAGGCTTTGCTATCCAAAATTTTCACTAAAAATCCTCCCCGGGTTGGCTTTCTAACGAAGCCAAGTTTAAGCTTGCCGCAGGCTGAACCGAACGGGCGGCGTCGCGTTTACGTTTCGCACTCGCCAACATCGCGCCTGTGCACGGGACTGTCATATGTCCCCCTTAAGGTTCGCAACCACGGTCCGTATCGGTCGCCGATGCGACCATTGCAAGAACGAGACGCATTATGGACGATATCGATCTTCTCAGCATCAACACGATCCGCACGCTTTCGATCGATGCCGTTCAGAAAGCGAATTCTGGACATCCGGGTGCGCCGATGGGAATGGCCCCCGTCGCCTATACGGTGTGGCAGGACT includes:
- the crcB gene encoding fluoride efflux transporter CrcB; the encoded protein is MTIQTYLLLALGGALGTLARFTVATLTAPWSQSLPWGTIAINIAGSFLIGLFGTLTLAHGRFPVSENMRLFVMVGVCGGFTTFSSFSLQTLDLLRSGATLRACINIAVSVLLCLAAVAIGHTIASGLNGGSSAIAQNQAEEDA
- a CDS encoding DUF2937 family protein, which translates into the protein MIFRRFALAIGLLFAGLASQLPEFTQQYKQRLGGAIDELRSIVTQFDAEAASQSLNRDQGIARLRGNSDVLAQERGASIAETTAREERLERQRASFDTAGPLSQYAVLAKDFDPGIARQAYADYQPALPVTTAGFVSAGIGLVVGWLATHLVALPIRRRRFPPTTGITRV
- a CDS encoding aldo/keto reductase, which gives rise to MKILDSKAFLTRAGKSLAFTSLGLGGAPLGDLFERLDQQTAHDTILTAYRSGIRVFDTSPHYGNGLSEARFGAALRDLPRDAFLLSTKVGRRMDPFTQPAPARADVTSPGFAGGFPHRAMFDYSYDGTMRSIEQSLLRTGLSRFDILMIHDCDVWTQGADMIDQRFKEAMDGAYKALDRLRSEGTVAAIGVGVNEADICERFARAGDFDVMMLAGRYSLLEQPALASFLPLAEQKSIGILLAGVFNSGILATGAVPGATYNYTAASTDIMTRVGRIEAVCQRHGVTLRQAALGFALHHPAVVTLVLGAVKPGEMEANVADAQIAIPPALWSELKREGLLDAAAPTG